The Anas acuta chromosome 12, bAnaAcu1.1, whole genome shotgun sequence sequence AGCATCGGGAAGTGTCCTGTGCCAATCGTGGGTGGGTTCTTCGCAGGCTGTGGTCCTCCTGAGGTCTTTGCTGCTGGGAtttctcatttccctttctttagCATGGGAGGGGATGCTCGGACTCGTGGCACTGGGGAGGAGCTGGATTCCCCTCCTCTTTCACTGCCCAGGCTGGTTTTTCTCAAAAGCGGCGAGTTCTGGCTCAGCTGGGCACCAAgataaaaaaaacagcaggaaagccCCAGGGGCAGTTAGCTTTCACATGACCCATTCTTCTCCTTCTCAAACAACCCAATTGCTGCAGTTTGTGCCCAGAAACTTCCCTCCTCATGCCCAGGAACAGCGGGGGTTCGTGTGTCCCAACCCTTGGACCCCTCGAGCTGGGGGGTTTGATGTCCTTCTCACTGACATGCTGGCTTTGCTTTGCTAACACATGAAACGCAGCCCCCGTTAGCTGTCTCAGAGAGGGCAGCAATTAaagcttctttcttcctcttttattcCAGGAAGACTTCCCCGTGGAAAATGGGGGACAGTGCTTGAAACCTGGGAGCCCGGTAGGTCCTGCCCATGGGGGAACAGCGTGTGAGGCTTGGGGGGCttgggctgctggggaaggggctctGTAAGCTCCTCACGTGTTTCCTCTGGGTGAAGAGCTGCAGTGGAGGGCGGGTGGGATGGTATCGGTACCCTCCTTTGGGTTTAACACCTATGGGAAAAATACGAAGCCACGTAGCAGGGTGCTTGGTAGTGCTGCAGGGCCGTGCTCTGCCATCAGCAGCTGCTCACGGgcctcttctctctcctgcagGAGGACAACAAAAATTTCATCACCTTAGTGGCGAAGCACGGAGATGGGATGTTGGTGTGCGGGACCGGCGCCTGCGCTCCCACCTGCTGGAACTTGGTACGCTGGGGGTCCCTCAGCACCGGGCTCACTGCTTGGGGGACTGGGGCCgagctccctgctcctcctggggtCTCTTCCACCGGACAGCGGGGGCTCTGGGGGATGCAGCACAATTTGGGAGCGGGCCCAAAGTCAAAACAAGAGCTCAGGAGTCCTTGATGCCCAGGGAACTCAAACTCCCTTGAGGAGCTTCTCATGATGGCATGGGCAGAGCCAGAGGTTACCCCAGCTCGCTTGGCTGGGGGAGAATGCAGGCACCTGGCTCTCCTGCCCTGTCCCGGAGTGATTGTGCTTCTTATCTCACCTTATCTAAGGCCCTTTCTGTCCTTCCCCAGACGCAGAGGCAGAAGGGCTCTCCGCAGGACGGCAGAGGTCTTGCTCCTTTCACCCCTGACGCGAATTCCCTTGTGGTCGTTGACTGTAAGTCTGGCTGCTCGCGTGCCATGCAATTcgggtgggcgaaaaggggcaCCTGGGAGCCCCGAGGGCTGCGTCCCCCTGCTTTAGCTGGCAGTCTTGCTTTTGCCTCATTGAGCTGCTCGTCCTTCTGCCAGCCCCCTCAGCCTGTCTGCGTGCCCACGCGCTTCTCGgctctttgctttcctctcccAAACCCTCCTGCCCCCGCTGCAAACCAGCCTGCTGCAAACGAGCCTTCCTGTCCCGCAGATCCTGACATCTACTCCACCATCAAGAAGAGCCAGCAGAACGGCAAGATACCCCGCTTTCGGCGGGTCAGGGGGGGTGGAGAGCTCTACACAAGCGACACGGTGATGCAGAGTGAGTACAGGAGCGTGGGATCCGCTGCTTTGCCCTTCCCAGCAGAGAATTTGGGCTGCTCGGGTCCTTTCTGGTGAGGGGGAACCCAGTggctgcccccagctctgctgctgccagctgggggAACTTCACCTCCTTGCTTCGGGGCGAAAGCAACTGGCACACGAGTTCCTCTTGCTCGGGGCGGGGAGATGGGGAAATGGAGAGAAATGGGTGGCGAGTCCCGTGGCAGGGGCTGGTTGTGTAAAGGTGCCCatcagctgctggtggaaagagGAAGAACGGCttccaggcagggcagggactcTTTCCAAATCCCCAGCCAGCCGtgcctgcagggcaggagcctgTTGGTCTGCACGTGGGGGTGGTGGGAGCGGGGAGAAGGGACCCACCTCCACTTCCACAGCCTTACTGCTTCCCCCAAGCCTCCCCGGGGAACGGGAGATTGTTGAGCCACGGGGCTGGTCCCACGCTGACAGAGAGCTCCCTGCCGTGGGGCTTCTGGCTAACGATGCCCGGAGggaccctgctgctgctggggatgccCTTTGTGGCAGCGGTGTGTTAATAGGAAAAGCATCACCGGGTTTTCCACGCCGAACACCAGGGCAGCTCTCTCCACCGAGGGAGTGTTCCTGCGTGGTTATAGCtctgctgtgcagaagggaGAAGGGGGTTGCTTTGTGGCTAAGCAGCCAAGGCTGGGCTCTGGGGACTTGGCCTTCAAGAAAATGGGTGCctgggggatggagggggaggAGAACCCGCTGGGAAGGTGGTGTATGAAGCGGTGGGAAGGTGGTGCATGGTCTTTCATGTGCTGTGATGGGTCGTGTAGAGAAAAAGGGTTTGGGCATGTCCCTTACCCACCGGAGGCTTTCGGATGAGCTTGTGTTCCTGGAGCGTGCGTGCTCAGGACGAGGTTTTCTGATGGCTCGCTTCCCTTTTCAGACCCTCAGTTTGTCAAAGCCACCACCTTAAAGCACGAGGAGAGTCACCAGGACAAAATTTACTACTTCTTCCGTGAAGACAACCCCGACAAGAGCCTCGAGGCACCCAGGAACATCTCCCGAGTGGCCCAGCTGTGTAAGGTACCGTGGGAGCAGCGTGTGGTGGGGAGGTGAGAGTGTCACCTGTAGGGGACACAAAGCCCTGCCCTGTCTCACTGGGCTCTTAGAGAGGTGCACAAGCGTTGCAGTGTCAAATCTGTCTCTGGAGCATCCCCCAGTTATCCACCCAGGATGCTGGATGGAGAGGGCTTTGTGCTGTTCTCTGCCAACCCCTGActccctgctgcttctccccccCAGGAAGACAAAGGGGGAACCAGTTCGCTCTCCGCTTCCAAGTGGACCACCTTCCTGAAGGCCAGCTTGATTTGTGTCGACCCCGCCACCAAGGGCAACTTCAACTGGCTGCAAGATGTCTTCTTTGTCCCGGCGAGCAACTGGAGGGAATCCAAAGTCTACGGGCTCTTCACCAACACCTGGTGAGGGGCTTTGCAGGACGGGGGGGTGCTGGAAGTCCTTGCTTTCAGCCCTGTGTTCTCTCTGGCAGGCACGTGGCTGGAAAATTGCCCGAATGGACATGGGGCAGCAAAGTTTCAACACGTGCAGCCATGCCCCAGGTGATGGCCAGTGCCTCCCTGACCCTCTCTGCCTTGTTGCCCCCAGGGGAAGCTCTGCTGTGTGTGTCTACTCCTTCGGGGACATTGACGACGTGTTTCGGACCTCCAAACTCAAGGGCTACAACGGTCCCAACCCAGAGATCAAGCCTGGGCAGGTGAGTGGGGGGGTAAAAGATGCCCACGTCACgaggagagctgctccctgccctgctgctgctgctgctggagtaGCTGGGGCAGGTGAGGGTCCCAGCCAGGCGGGCGCCAGGTTTGGACAGGCTGCGGGCACTGCGGGAAGGATCTGAGCTTCATTGCTGGAAACATGAAAAGGCTGGATAAGGTCCAACACCTTTgtagaaagaaaaggcagagaggCCCTTCTGTGCCGTGGCAAACAGGTCGGAGTGCTTCTGCGTGAGGCTGGAGGACAATGTCCTGCATTGTGCTCGCCGACACAAGGCGTTTGTCCACCCCGATCTAGCCCAGCCCTTAATTTTTTGATACGCAGCTGACCTGGCAGGAAATAGCAGCGTGGGGAGAGGCTGCTGGGGGATGGCAGGGTCTGAATCCCACAAGCTGCAACTTttgcagcaggggaagggctATGGGACCGCCAGGTTTGTGGCTAAGGTGTTTGCCCCGTGCTTTCCCACCTGCTTTGGGATCCCGTGCACCTGAGGGGGCAGGCAGcgggctctgtgctggggtgGGAGGCCCCTGTGCCCTGTCCTTTTCCCTTCTGCCCCCAAATGTCACCCCCGGGGATCTGCCTGCCTCTGACGCTGCCTCTTGTTCCCTCCTGGTGCAGTGCGTTTCCTCTGGGCAGCACACCCCCAGCGAGACCTTCAAGATCGCCGACAGCCACCCGGAGGTGGAGGACCGGGTGGAGCCCCTCGCCCCCAGCAGGAGCCCCCTGTTCCACAACAAGCACCGCTACCAGAAGATCGGGGTGCACAAGGTCTCGGTGAGGGAGGGACAGCAATACACCGTGCTCTATCTGGCTACAGGTACTGCGAGCCTTTGGGGTCCCCTGGCTGCTTTCCCCTTGGGGCAGGGAGCCAAGGGAGCTTGAGAGCAGAACCCCAACGCCTGGGATTTACCCTGCTGGGTGGCACAGAGGTCTCAGGCTGAGTGTTTTTAGGGCAGACGAGGGGTAGCAAGGCCCTCCCCAGGTGcagtttttacagttttatgCTGCCAAGCAGAGATCCTTTGACAAAGGGCCCCGTGCTGTCACCTCCTGGCCCTGCTCGCTCTGGTGCAGCAGTGCAGAGTTCCTGCGGCTCCGGCTGGAGGCACGGCCAGCTCGGCACAGCCACCGGGGTCCCCACGGTGCTGGGCCAAGCCCGAGGTTCCCCTGCAGGCAAACAGGGTGGCAGAGCAAAAGCTCCATCCTCTGTGCGACGCTGGAGAGCTGAGTCAGGGCCTCCTGGCTTCTCAAGTGGTCTAAAAAGGTGTCTGAAGGGTCCCTAGCACAGTGCTCCCCTCTCTCTTGCCCATCTTGCTGCCCAGGCTGGCGCCCTAGAGCTCTGCTCATCCCTTTCCTGCACCTGCATTCTGTTCCTTGGCTTTCTGAGAGGACTTTCCCCAGCTTTTGTTTCCCAgtctgtgattaaaaaaacGCAGACGAGTCTCCGTAGGTGGCCTGGGTTGGGCTAGGGCCCACCCATGCTCATATTGTTCCCGTGCCCCAGGCGTTAGCTGAGTGCCTGCAGTGCCTTCCAGATCCCTGCAAGGCAGCTTGTTCCACGCTGCAGGGCTTGGCAGGCAGCTTCCCACCCACGCTGGGGTGGGTGTGAAGGCAAGGGCCAGCACCTGGAGCAAGAGGGGGGGTCCTAATCCCTGCCTGGCCCCTCCTGGGTCCCCTCTTTCTGTCCAGTGGGGAAGGGGTCAGATATTTGGGAAGAGAAAACCAGGCAACaactaaaagagggtaaatGGCGAGGATGCCCGAGCCCTGTTCTGCCAGGATCAGTCTTCCCACACCTCTAACAAACAAACCGACTTTCTTAAATCACCGGTTTGTGATGTCATTTAACCAGGGAGGGAAGTTGGTTTACTTACAATCCAGAAATGCAGAAGTCCCGGTCTCAGCCTCAGGCAAGTGGTGAGCCAGAGCAGGGCAGCGATCAGATCAGAGATAAGCGGGAGAGCAGTTGGTTTGCCTTCCCTCAGGCCATTGTGGTGTGGCTGAACACAGCCAGCACGGCCAAGTCCCAGGGGGTGACAGGGGAAATTGGTTCCTCATGGCTTTCGGCTGGGAGGATGGCAAGGCTCTGCCATGGGAAGCACTATTGTTTGTAGGATGATTtcccagaagcagaaaaaaaaacacagccccTTCTGAGAAAGGTTCCAGGCTCCTCTGGGGTGCTGGCTTCAGGCATACAGCCTCGTCTGCCACAGCGGGGGCTGAGGTCCCGGAGCTGGTTCCCTGCCCTCGTTCCCCCCCTGAGGCTGCAGTCCCCCCTCCTCGCCTTTCCGCTCAGCCTCCTTCACCGGGGTTCTCCCGTCTTTCTTTGCAGACAAGGGCTCCATCCACAAGGTGGTGGAGCTGCCGGAGGGGGTGCAGAACATCATGGAGATCCAGGTCTTCTCCAGGAAGGAGCCCATCCAGTCCATGATCCTGGACCACGAGCGGGTGGGTGCCTGCCTGGCCAGGCTCCGGCGTTAACCACGGCAGCGGAGGCAGGCACGGACAGCTCGAtgccagccccgagccctggaagcagcccctggctgggtttgggggggatcTGCTGCTCCATCCCGGAGGCGACAACTGATGCAGCAAACTTCTTTATACCTCGGGCTGCTGGGGGGAGGATGGCTGCTTGCCCTCCCACGACAGGGAGCAAGCTCCGTGCGGCTGCGCTGCCTGGAGAGcgagcagccctgctggtgggATCTCCAACCCGGTGCCGAAATGTGGGAACATTTCCTCCGAGAGGTGCCAGACGCTCCCACGGCGGTGCCGGGGCAGGGTGCTGCCTCGCTCAGCCCCTCTGCTTCTTTCCTGCAGGCGATGCTGTACGTGGGCTCGGCGAGCAGGGTGGTGGAGGTGCCCATGGCCATGTGCGGGCTGTACCGCAACAACTGcgagagctgcctgctggccaGGGACCCCTACTGCGGCTGGGCTGGCGGGCGCTGCCAGGCCGTCCATCAGAACCCGTACGTGGCTCTTTCATCTCCTTTATCTCAAGAAGTGCCTAGCCCGTTCCCCTTCCTGGCCCCATTCCCCTTCCCGGCCCCGTTCCCCTTCCTGCGGGTGGTTTTGGGGCCGTTTTGCCATCAGAGGCAGGTCCCGTCGTGTCCcggcagcaccagcacacagCTCTGATCCGGCCCTCCTGCACCACCCCTGCTCCGTGGGAGGAGGTGTCAGTGGGTTCCCTACAACCCGAGCACCCggctcctctcctgctgctcgAAATGCGCACGGCTCCATCGCACCACGGGTTCTGCCCCATTATGGTCACCCTCAGAGATGGAAATTAAGATTGTGGTGGTCGGTGGCGGTGAGGTGAGGCTGCTGGGTCTCACGTTGGTCATCCACCAACCTCCTGAGCACGGGGGTGGTGTTTTTCCCCACCCAGCTCGGTGTTTAAGCTTTCTGACCCACCACGTCCCGTAAGGGCCATCCCTTTTGTAGCCCCAGAGCGTGGTTTCCCTGCTGTTACCGCGTTGTTAATGCCTGTTCCCATCTGCCAGGGAGGTGCACCAGAACCTGGACCTGAACCCGTGGCAAGGAAAGTGCCAGAAGGGCAAAGTTACGGAAGGTATGTGAAAGGTTTGGCCATGGTGTGTCTGAGACAGGCTGATTGGTTCCCAAATGTTTGTAGGGGTTGGACAGGCTGTTACAGCCCGCTGCTGGTGAGCTCACGGTGACCGCACCGCAGCCGGGACACTGAGCGTGTCTCAGCGTGGAGCTAACCACTGGGTGACGTGTTTGTTAgctaaaaaccaaacaaacaatgtAGGTCAGGCCTGCAGGGTTCAATCCCACGAGCTTGAAGCCTCTGGTGGCCAAGCTTGGGCCCTCAGGCTGAGGCTGAGACACCCACGACCTAAACGACCCTACCCAACTGCGGGGAGCAGCAGACGTGATGCAACATTGAACCTCCTACCCTACAGCCAGCAGTCTGCCTGCTGTGCAAACACACCGAGCTCCCAAACAGCCCTTCATGGCCAAGGAGCTGTCAGCACATCTGGAAACGGCTACGCTGCCATAAACCATCTTGCTTGGCCTCGTTTCTCCTCCGTGGCAAGGCTTGGTGCTGCCGTGGGGGGAGGTCTGTGAGCTGGGGGCTCAcgctgggggtgctgctgcccagggagaAGAGCCCTGAGGACTTCAGGTGTGGTTCACGCCCTGCTGTTATCATTAATTGGCCATGTAACGTGTCCTCAGTGACCCACATGTTCTTCCTTCTGGACTTTTGAGGTGCCAGTCTCATCAAacccttctccctctctcccagcagACACCTACCAGAACATCACCGTCGTCCCTTTCTCCCGCTACTTCCTCAACTGCCCGGTGGAGTCCCACTACGCCACCTACAACTGGTACCACAACGACACCCTCATCAAGACCTGCAACAACACCCACCCGCAGCCGGACTGCTTCTACTTCATCCAGAACGTCAGCCACGCTCACTACGGCCACTACCTCTGCGAGTCGGAGGAGGACGGCTTCAAGCAGGCGCTGGTGCGGGAGCGCCTGGTGAACCAGCTCCGCTTCATGTCGCAGAAGGGCCACGCCACCACCACGCTGGGCTCCTGGCTGCCGCTGCTCCTGgcggtgctgctggtggagctCCTGCACTGAGCGGGACGGGGAAGTGTTCCCACCTtcccggtgctgctgctgctctccccgcGCTTCCCGTCCTGGTCCCGTTCTCGTAGGCGCTCCTCGGATGTGAATCGTTGTCCCCAGGGGGGTCCTGCCGCTGCGGGCAGCAGCCCCTCATCTTCGGCCTTGATGGAAGAGAGAGTGGGAGGAAGAGGCAGCTACAGGGCCAGGCGgagcaggggatggggggggggggaaggaaggggcaCCCAGTGGCACGGGGGACGCTCGCTGTGCCAGAAGCGGGAGCGGGGTGGCTTCAGCCTGCTCCCCGAGCGCATCCTGAGCGTGCACTGGGCGCAGACTTTGTTCAGGGGACTATGCAGATGTGCATGCACTGATCCTCAGGGCACCACGGCTCCTCTCTTCGGGAACCTGCAtgtgatgaagaggaggagtCAGCCCTTGGCCTTTCGGACTGTTTGATCTGTGCTTCCCTCCGAGTGGGGACTGACGCCTCCAGGTTTCTCGCGGCTGACGCCTGCCCGAGCTGGCAAGCAGCTGGATTTGCTCCCAGTGACACTCGCCAGTCCCCTCCTGCTCCGGGAGGGTTTTGTCCTTTCTCTGGCAGGCGGCTGTGCCCTGGGGGGGCATCGGGGCTCACCTGCACGGAAGGGCAGGCACAGAGTCAGCGTTTTGCATGGAAAAGGCTTGGAGGATGACTAGCtttggggtgtggggaggggacagaccaAAGGGTCCTCGCTTTCCCGGAGCCTGAAAGGAGAGGTGGAAGCGGAGCCCCAACCAAACCCGGGAGGCCCTGGGAAGACGTTTAAACGCACAACTCTGCCGCAGGCAGCTAAGGGCATTGAGCtaagcagcaggcagccctgctcccgGAGCTCCCTCCTCGCCAGGGACTGGGCTCCCTCAGGGAAAGAGGAGCCAGGCTGCAGATCTCAGGgcgctgcaggcaggcaggggggctgcagccacttCCACCCGCCGGGAGCTGCATGAGGAGCCAGGGGAGGGTGGCAGATCCCTTCCCCTGGGCTCTGAGGCCTCCGAGCAAGACTAAACTGTGAAAAACGGGACGCTCTCCCTGCGCCCGCGCGCACGGGGCGATCCCGCACCTTGTCCGAGCCTTTCCCAGCCCTCTTTGAGTTCTGAAAACCCCCGGCCTCGGGCTGTGCAAGGCAGGGGCGTCGTGTCCaatgcttctgctgctccctcaGAGGCTCTGGGTGGGAAGAGCACTGGGTGGGCTGTGCCCAGCCGAGCCCCGGGGTTTTTTGGCAAGGGGGAGAGATGCCACGAGCGTCTCGTGACTATGGACAACAGGCCAGAGCTTCCTACTGCACTACATTTCCACGAAACCTCCCCGAGTCTAGGACAGAGCTTCTTACATCTCTTCTCAAAGCACTTTAACTTTGTGAACTAACAAATATCTATTTATTATCGATGACTCATTACCATACTTCTAtagtttttttaaaagagaaagtggGTTCGAGTTcgagaaaagaggaagaaaaaaaaaaaaaagaacagctacCAAAAAAACCCTTTCAGACCTGTCGACCAAAGTGAGAATGAGATCAGTGaaataaagaatggaaaaaaaagcgTGTGGGTGACGTACTTCTTGCTGGGAACCGAGGGGTGCTCGGTGCTGGGgtccccccctgtccccacaccGCTTCCCACCGGGGGGTCACGCAGAGAGCATCCTCTCCACGGCTCTTTGAACCCTCCAGGTTTCCTGTTGATATTTcgtgtgctgctttttttgcaGCCCTTCCTGTTCCCTATGGGTCAGACCtcgctgccctcccctcccctctggCAGGGTGCTCGCCCCCCGTGTGAGCGCTGCGCTCCTCTCCGCCTTGCGCATTTGCGCGGGGGAATCGCAGGCACGAGAAGGAAGCGGGCGCTGAGCTCTCCCCGTGGGGGCTGTGAGGATAAAAATACCAAGTGCTCGTGGGCGCCGAGCCGTGCCGCTGCCTTCAGCTGGCGGCTGGGGCGGGAGCGCCTCGCTTTGActtggaaattttatttttcctggtcAAAGAGCTGCAGCCGCCTGCTTTCGGGGCTTCAAAGGGTCACGGAATTATTTTAGAGCCGTGCCTGGCCACGTTTCCTCATGGtgctcagccccgagccccTTCCTGCAGGTGGCGGTGGAAAACGTTTGGGAATTATCAGGGTTTGCGGGAGCTCCTCTTGCGCCTCCCTCCCTGGCTGCTCGGAGTTGTAAATCAGGGGGAGATTCAGCTGCTGAGACCCAGCCGGGTTTGGCAGCCGAACGTGAAAGACTCCCCTGCCCTATTTCTTCCTGAGCGTGGGGTTTGGCAGCGAACTTGGCGGCGGTGCCATATGCGGTGCCTTGACGTAGAGACGGAGAAAGGAGCCCGAGAGGCGGCGTTTGCAGCCGGAGCTAAAACGAGAAGTGTGAAggcagaaggaaggcaggatggCCGAGAACGGGGACGCGGGGCTGTGGGAACGCAGCTCGGGCTCTCTGGGCTCCACcatcctgccccttccccagcccaccccttTCCCAGTGTTAACGGGACAAAAGAGAGCcgcatttgttatttttacttaGAGTATAGCGTCAAGTGTTTTTATTCTTAGccgtttcccccccccccaaccgcCGGCTGTTTCCGATGGATACAATGAGCTGAAAACCATGGGGCTGCTGAGCAAACACACGTGCATGGTCACGGTGGCTTtcggggctgctggagggaaaaggcaggcatggaaaggggaaaaaccaGGAGCTCGGCACCTCGCCCCGACAATGGCCCCATTGTTCCAGCAGCTATTTTTGGGGAGGCTGCTTTGAATGCGGGTGGGTGTGCTCAGGAAGGCCAGGTACGGCGCGGGCTCTGCGGCTCCCCACCAGCTTCCTCTTGGGATGGAAAAGGAGGGGATGAATGCAACGAGTGGGTGCTGTCAGCCTGGAACAAAAGGCTTGTAGGGTTTTGCCTTGCCCAGGCTTTGTGGGGCTGCCGGAGGGAGCCGGCGCCTGCTGCGGTGTCGGCATCCGGAGGCTGCGGGGATTATTTGTGCCGCTGACCTTGCGTGCGGCCTTGGAGGCTGCTCTGCACGGAGGGCTTGCCGGAGAGGACAATAGACCCAGGAAATCCTGCAGACGCAAGGATTTGGGAGAAACCCTCCCATTTCTGCCCCTGACCGCTCGCCCTGTGCATGCGCACGGCCGGGAGCGCACGGTGTGACCTgcagggtctgcacccagagctTGCCCTTCGCAGCCAAAAACTTTCTCTTTCTAAACAAAGCAGGCTGAAAAtcacctcctccagccccaaatTGAAGCTCTGGGGTTTTCTGGGCAGGAGTTTTACTGGTGAAACTTTCCCAACCactaaacaaaactgaaatgaatggATTTGTCACCGGCTCGGCTCGGGGAAAGACCGCACAGAGAAAtcactgcaggaagaaaaaacccACTGGAAAACACAGGAGCAATGCGGTCTCCATCCCCACATGTGGCTATGGGCTGTGAGTTTGGTGTAGGGAAGCAATTTAGCTGGCCATACACCTTTCCTGTGATAAATCATGGCATTCCCAGCACTGGGCACTCCGGACTTACGGGCAGTGACGGGGATTTTCTAGGCAGGCTGGGCTTCCTGAGCTGTGCAGGGGCGAGGGAGGGTTTCGCCCCCCTAACCCCAAAACCCAGGGGGGTTttcagcacctcctgctgctcaaGGTGTGATTTCGGGCAGTGGGTGCAAAGGGCTGGCTGTCACCTCGCTTGGGAGAGGACAGAGCGAGGAAAGCCCCACAGGGGAAGAGTGACAGTGTGACGCCCACATTGGGCTGAACGCAGCCCCCGGGGGAGGTGTGGGGACAAAACCCCACTGCAGGCACCCTCCTTGACGTGGGGAAGGCACCAAAGAGCGGAGCCCCCGTGACGTTCAGCAGCCCCATGAGCAAACGCAGTCACAGCCACGTCCCCGCTTTTTCCGAGCACCTCTCCAAAACCATTTCCTGCCCCCCATTTGGTTGGGGACCACCAACCGCAGCAGTTACTGGGCCCGGAAACACCAAccttatatgtatatatatatatatttttaatttttttttccaggagttTCATCCCTGGCAGCACTCGGGGATGAACTCCCTGAAAAAGGCGCCCCCGAATTTTGGAGACGTGCCGGAGAGGCGCAGGATCCCAATGGGGGAACGTGACcccttggggacatggggaccaCCTTGGAGCTCCTGCCAGGGGTCCTCCAGCCCAGCAGCGCCAAATTGCCCAAATTCCCCCAAATGGCCTGTCCCGGAGGATGAGCGGCGGGGACGGGCGCGCTGGTGGCAGTGGATGGGGCAGGCGCGCCACCAGGTGCCCATCGCGGGGCTCGCAGCCGGCTCAGCCTCGGATGCTCCCTGGGAAAGTTTGCTcccaaaataacacaaaaaggGGTTGCTCctcgaagaaaaaaaaaatatattaaaattaaactaaGGGTTTGCTACTAAAAATAAAGGGGTTTTGCTCCCAAGGTGCCCGGGGAGCCCTTCGTGCCCCCCAGCCTGGGGTTCCCCGGGGGGCTGTGGCACCTTTAATCCAGCTCGGAGGGGCTGGAGCTCATCCCGTGGGCAGCTCTGGTTGAGACCTCGGGAACTTTCTCACTTCAGGAGTTCCTGTAGTTGCACAAGGCTTTAGGGCTTGGCCGTGCCCTCAGCGTGAATCCTGGATTCCTGAGGGGGTCGtggagtggggctggtgcccaCGCGAGCAgctgaaggctgctgtatgATTTCCCGCAAGCTGCCcgcctgctcccagccctggtcACCTCCAGCACCCCAAGGACCCCTCAGGGTCCCCCCTTTGAGCTTCCCCCAGGGACACCTCAAGGGGATGCCCCTGATTGtgctctccagcagcacctACAGCAATTTTATCCTTTATTTTGCAGgggaaaccaaaccaaaccaaaccaaccaacacGTTGATGCCGGGGGAGCTCTCTTTAATTTCGGAATAGCTTGCAGTGGGGTTGCAGGGGCCACCAGCCAGCACTCCCTGCGTTGCTCTGGGGAGCTTTGCAGCACCTCCAGGGCAGGACGGTGCTCCCCAGGTGCTGCCCCCAAAGTAAGCCCCCACCATCCCGGCCCTTTTGGGGCACCTcgccagctcccagccccgtgACGCAGCAGGAGGCGTCTCCTCGCCTTGAGCCTGGGCTGGGTGGGATAAGAGCGAGGTCACCCTCGCCACCCCCTCGCCTGCTCCCATGCTCACCCGGGCTGTACCCAAACCGGGCGGCTTGCGGCCCCGCAGCCACCCCGGGGGCTGCCGccaggctgggggggtccccatccccgggggggtccccgtcCCATCgcacagccccccagccccggccctggCGGCTCGTCCCTTCGAGCAGGTGccgggggagcggcggggcggCTGGCTCAACCTCTACCACTTCTGGCAGGAGGGCGGCTTGCACAACGTGCACAACATCATGGCACGCAAGTTCCAGCGCTTCGGGCCCATCTACAGGTGAGGATCCAGCC is a genomic window containing:
- the SEMA7A gene encoding semaphorin-7A isoform X2, coding for MASRSLVALLAALCACRLGVRAAGRSKVNPRIITAPQGAREFAFPRSEKYPVFYHEENTSAIYVGGEGRLYYHDFATSENYVEDFPVENGGQCLKPGSPEDNKNFITLVAKHGDGMLVCGTGACAPTCWNLTQRQKGSPQDGRGLAPFTPDANSLVVVDYPDIYSTIKKSQQNGKIPRFRRVRGGGELYTSDTVMQNPQFVKATTLKHEESHQDKIYYFFREDNPDKSLEAPRNISRVAQLCKEDKGGTSSLSASKWTTFLKASLICVDPATKGNFNWLQDVFFVPASNWRESKVYGLFTNTWGSSAVCVYSFGDIDDVFRTSKLKGYNGPNPEIKPGQCVSSGQHTPSETFKIADSHPEVEDRVEPLAPSRSPLFHNKHRYQKIGVHKVSVREGQQYTVLYLATDKGSIHKVVELPEGVQNIMEIQVFSRKEPIQSMILDHERAMLYVGSASRVVEVPMAMCGLYRNNCESCLLARDPYCGWAGGRCQAVHQNPEVHQNLDLNPWQGKCQKGKVTEDTYQNITVVPFSRYFLNCPVESHYATYNWYHNDTLIKTCNNTHPQPDCFYFIQNVSHAHYGHYLCESEEDGFKQALVRERLVNQLRFMSQKGHATTTLGSWLPLLLAVLLVELLH
- the SEMA7A gene encoding semaphorin-7A isoform X1 codes for the protein MASRSLVALLAALCACRLGVRAAGRSKVNPRIITAPQGAREFAFPRSEKYPVFYHEENTSAIYVGGEGRLYYHDFATSENYVEDFPVENGGQCLKPGSPEDNKNFITLVAKHGDGMLVCGTGACAPTCWNLTQRQKGSPQDGRGLAPFTPDANSLVVVDYPDIYSTIKKSQQNGKIPRFRRVRGGGELYTSDTVMQNPQFVKATTLKHEESHQDKIYYFFREDNPDKSLEAPRNISRVAQLCKEDKGGTSSLSASKWTTFLKASLICVDPATKGNFNWLQDVFFVPASNWRESKVYGLFTNTWGSSAVCVYSFGDIDDVFRTSKLKGYNGPNPEIKPGQCVSSGQHTPSETFKIADSHPEVEDRVEPLAPSRSPLFHNKHRYQKIGVHKVSVREGQQYTVLYLATDKGSIHKVVELPEGVQNIMEIQVFSRKEPIQSMILDHERAMLYVGSASRVVEVPMAMCGLYRNNCESCLLARDPYCGWAGGRCQAVHQNPEVHQNLDLNPWQGKCQKGKVTEADTYQNITVVPFSRYFLNCPVESHYATYNWYHNDTLIKTCNNTHPQPDCFYFIQNVSHAHYGHYLCESEEDGFKQALVRERLVNQLRFMSQKGHATTTLGSWLPLLLAVLLVELLH